One window of the Granulicella arctica genome contains the following:
- a CDS encoding alpha-L-rhamnosidase-related protein, translating into MACLNHLCRTLLLLIISSAPALAAVPKAQWIAPPSDVPCPVNTFTYLRRVVHLADLKGDLTMHMAADSNAHLWINGHIVRRKVTRFFEPTIATETIDPRLWLHVGDNTLVLLHHSWGPIVTFQRDGCLHAGVYIASSWVVSDQKWRVHRAEEFAPNPKQIIGLPADKGAHRIRFAQFVQGASMPGLSLFTALYDDSKWSQAIEVEDGPWPAQPLPTGTPGQREQQVKPVLLLAQGRSIEHHIAENEPVKIEKSILNAVMKPLGQQAIATPQTITVSGNAGETRYLTLDFGRPVHGYPFFTGSATHATPVIDFAYGELSVSPLTGEPLVRTSGWLNPEAIVGEGYMDRYTSIAGVQHVELPDERTARWWTLHLFFPTKGTFQITDLGFVSSQYPVDIKGSFRASDPRIAQIVQLSLEHAIVSMSDTYVDTPGREDGQWLEDARLRAELAAQWFGDTKLRQLFLRLVAESQRPDGTFHPFPPSNYPIVSNADWVAEWVGALYDDYLWTGETTRINAYWPQVEAYWQHVLASVTPTGLWVEDKVFADIRIGVHPTAGQSSGIVTAQLIDRLALSIKMANAAGRTEKAAEWQAIHDRMTSAFQRDHLIGSSAGLPLHVDDVAEPGNLKATRGYSQAAQVMAIDANLLQPSDAKADLEYAFTDPLGSPPAGVDRWNNPTYVFRSLDALSSVGLSDRAVRHLLDRFSPYLPGDPNNLSPKVLQGAFGGPLPEYWISRKDLGLPPGTPVPTQPIDATGSHGWNAVALVWLHKRLLGVSIEVPGGSELMIQPDAAGLTHIEGTTMTPKGPVTIAWTPAMPLLTITLPEQVRAHILLPQALAAIAREGHLRAPSSCKREGDASYICTGSKLVFAAKFMKAEHQAM; encoded by the coding sequence ATGGCCTGTTTGAATCACCTGTGCAGAACGCTGCTGCTGCTCATCATCAGTTCCGCGCCGGCACTCGCTGCTGTGCCAAAGGCGCAGTGGATCGCACCGCCGAGCGATGTTCCATGCCCAGTCAACACCTTCACCTACCTTCGAAGAGTCGTGCACCTGGCTGATCTGAAGGGCGATCTAACCATGCACATGGCCGCGGACAGCAACGCGCACCTGTGGATCAATGGCCACATCGTTCGACGCAAGGTAACCCGCTTCTTCGAGCCGACGATTGCCACCGAAACCATCGATCCCCGCCTATGGCTTCACGTTGGTGACAACACTCTTGTCCTGCTACATCACAGTTGGGGTCCCATCGTAACCTTCCAGCGTGACGGATGTTTGCACGCGGGCGTGTACATCGCGTCTTCTTGGGTCGTCTCCGATCAAAAGTGGAGAGTTCACCGCGCCGAGGAGTTCGCGCCAAACCCAAAGCAAATCATCGGCCTGCCTGCGGACAAAGGTGCTCATCGTATCCGCTTTGCACAGTTCGTCCAGGGCGCCTCCATGCCCGGCCTGTCTCTGTTTACCGCACTCTATGACGATTCGAAATGGTCGCAAGCCATTGAGGTCGAGGACGGGCCCTGGCCAGCCCAGCCCTTACCGACCGGGACACCTGGCCAGCGGGAGCAGCAGGTGAAGCCTGTGCTCCTACTCGCGCAGGGTCGCAGCATCGAGCATCACATAGCGGAAAATGAGCCTGTGAAGATCGAGAAGTCGATCCTGAACGCAGTCATGAAACCTCTGGGTCAGCAGGCAATCGCCACTCCGCAAACCATTACGGTCAGCGGCAATGCGGGCGAGACGCGGTACCTCACCCTCGACTTCGGCAGACCCGTGCATGGCTACCCTTTTTTCACCGGTTCCGCAACCCACGCAACTCCTGTCATCGACTTTGCCTACGGGGAGCTCAGCGTCTCTCCGCTCACTGGAGAGCCGCTCGTCAGGACCTCCGGATGGCTCAACCCGGAAGCAATCGTCGGCGAGGGCTACATGGATCGCTACACGTCGATCGCGGGCGTTCAGCACGTCGAACTGCCTGACGAGCGTACGGCTCGATGGTGGACCTTGCATCTGTTTTTCCCAACCAAAGGCACGTTCCAGATCACAGACTTAGGTTTTGTAAGCTCTCAGTATCCAGTCGACATAAAGGGTAGCTTTCGTGCAAGCGACCCGCGAATCGCTCAAATCGTTCAGCTGAGTCTTGAGCACGCCATCGTCTCTATGAGCGACACGTACGTCGACACACCGGGCAGAGAAGATGGGCAATGGCTGGAGGACGCACGTCTAAGAGCAGAGCTGGCCGCGCAATGGTTCGGAGACACTAAACTACGGCAGCTCTTCCTGCGTCTTGTAGCGGAGAGTCAGCGCCCGGATGGAACCTTTCATCCATTCCCACCCAGCAATTATCCAATCGTCTCGAATGCAGACTGGGTAGCAGAGTGGGTCGGAGCTCTCTATGACGACTACCTGTGGACTGGCGAAACAACGCGAATCAATGCCTACTGGCCGCAGGTGGAAGCATATTGGCAGCACGTACTCGCTTCGGTGACGCCCACAGGGTTGTGGGTCGAGGATAAGGTCTTCGCTGACATACGCATCGGCGTACACCCGACAGCCGGACAGTCCAGCGGCATCGTGACAGCCCAGCTTATTGATAGGCTGGCATTGTCCATCAAAATGGCAAATGCCGCAGGCCGAACAGAGAAGGCTGCTGAGTGGCAGGCGATCCACGATCGCATGACCTCAGCGTTTCAACGAGATCACCTCATCGGAAGTTCGGCTGGCCTTCCGTTGCACGTGGACGATGTCGCCGAGCCCGGCAACCTAAAGGCAACTCGAGGCTACAGTCAGGCCGCGCAGGTCATGGCGATCGATGCCAATCTGCTGCAGCCATCTGATGCGAAAGCAGATCTGGAATACGCCTTCACCGATCCGCTGGGATCTCCTCCGGCCGGTGTAGATCGCTGGAACAATCCAACCTATGTTTTTCGTTCCCTCGACGCTCTTAGCTCCGTAGGGCTTTCTGACAGGGCAGTACGCCACCTCCTCGATCGCTTCAGCCCTTACCTCCCTGGAGATCCAAACAACCTCTCTCCGAAGGTATTGCAGGGCGCATTTGGTGGACCCCTTCCAGAATATTGGATCAGCCGGAAGGATCTCGGCCTACCTCCCGGAACTCCCGTTCCCACGCAGCCAATCGATGCGACAGGCTCGCACGGTTGGAATGCCGTCGCTCTTGTGTGGCTCCACAAGAGACTCCTTGGCGTCTCCATCGAGGTTCCGGGTGGCAGCGAACTGATGATTCAGCCCGATGCAGCAGGCTTGACTCATATCGAAGGAACAACCATGACGCCCAAAGGGCCAGTCACAATAGCGTGGACCCCGGCAATGCCGCTCCTGACGATAACTCTGCCGGAGCAGGTCCGTGCTCATATTCTCCTGCCACAGGCGCTCGCCGCAATCGCCCGCGAAGGCCATCTGCGCGCGCCATCGAGCTGTAAGCGAGAAGGTGATGCCTCATACATCTGCACAGGATCAAAGTTAGTATTTGCTGCCAAATTTATGAAAGCCGAGCATCAGGCTATGTAA
- a CDS encoding multicopper oxidase family protein: MSEFQQKVHRDLPPTTVWGYNGTWPGPTIEARSGEPINVNWINRLPPRHLLPIDHSLHGAESSLPEVRTIAHLHGACALPEDDGYPEAWFSAHGEHGPKFNPKPSAYPNCQPATTLWYHDHCLGITRLNVYAGLSGFYLIRDAAEEAFNLPKGEFEIPLMLQDRLFHRDGSLYYPKVVNGPPPHSVWIQEFYGDTICVNGKAMPYLEVEPRRYRFRIVNASNARFYHLRLFESDAAGKILNQSPDVPVFNQIGTDGGLLPAPVDLHFLLIAPAERFDIVIDFSEFAGKSFSLQNDAPAPYTMGGQIAAENVMLFKVTKPLSGKDMSSLPETLVPFEALDAASAVRERMLLVSEKERASDGYVEIGLLGNARWHEPITEDPKAGSTEIWSFVNITGDVHPLHIHLVRFQVLNRQAFDVQAYQQTGKVVLVGHPMPPERNERPAMKDTIKSYPGYVTRVIQRFDLPHGTQAVPGQEFLYVWHCHILEHEDNEMMRPYKVIA; encoded by the coding sequence ATGAGTGAGTTCCAGCAGAAGGTGCATCGTGATCTTCCTCCTACAACGGTCTGGGGCTACAACGGGACATGGCCAGGGCCAACGATAGAAGCTCGTAGCGGCGAGCCAATCAACGTCAACTGGATCAATAGACTGCCGCCTCGGCACCTGCTACCAATCGATCATTCCCTTCATGGCGCAGAGTCCTCTCTGCCGGAGGTGCGTACCATCGCTCACCTGCACGGAGCATGTGCCCTGCCTGAAGACGATGGCTACCCGGAGGCATGGTTCTCTGCGCATGGGGAGCACGGGCCAAAGTTCAATCCAAAACCATCTGCATATCCCAACTGCCAGCCCGCGACGACACTTTGGTACCACGATCATTGCCTTGGGATTACGCGACTGAATGTCTATGCCGGGCTATCCGGCTTCTACCTCATTCGTGATGCGGCAGAGGAGGCATTCAATCTACCGAAGGGTGAGTTTGAGATTCCGCTGATGCTGCAGGATCGCCTCTTTCATCGTGATGGCTCACTCTACTATCCCAAGGTAGTCAACGGGCCACCGCCGCACTCTGTCTGGATACAGGAGTTCTATGGCGACACGATCTGCGTAAATGGTAAAGCGATGCCGTACCTTGAAGTAGAGCCTCGCAGGTACCGCTTTCGAATCGTCAATGCCTCCAACGCACGTTTCTACCATCTGCGATTGTTCGAGTCGGACGCCGCAGGCAAAATTCTGAACCAGTCGCCCGACGTTCCGGTATTCAATCAGATCGGCACGGATGGTGGCCTCCTGCCGGCGCCGGTCGACTTGCACTTCCTCTTGATTGCACCAGCGGAGCGATTCGATATCGTCATCGACTTCAGCGAATTCGCAGGCAAAAGTTTCTCACTGCAGAACGATGCGCCTGCGCCGTATACGATGGGCGGCCAGATCGCCGCGGAAAACGTCATGCTATTCAAGGTCACGAAACCGCTGTCAGGAAAAGACATGAGCTCGCTGCCGGAGACACTTGTGCCTTTCGAGGCGTTGGATGCGGCTAGTGCTGTGCGTGAGCGAATGCTGCTTGTATCCGAAAAGGAGCGGGCATCAGACGGCTACGTGGAGATCGGGCTATTGGGCAATGCGCGATGGCATGAGCCGATAACGGAAGACCCAAAGGCGGGGAGCACGGAAATTTGGTCCTTCGTGAATATCACCGGCGACGTGCATCCGCTGCATATCCATCTGGTGCGCTTCCAGGTGCTGAATCGGCAGGCGTTTGACGTGCAGGCGTATCAGCAGACCGGCAAGGTAGTGCTGGTCGGACACCCGATGCCCCCAGAGCGTAACGAGCGGCCCGCAATGAAGGACACCATCAAATCTTATCCGGGCTATGTCACGAGAGTGATACAGCGGTTCGACCTGCCACACGGAACGCAGGCAGTTCCCGGACAGGAGTTTCTATATGTATGGCACTGTCACATTCTCGAGCATGAAGATAACGAGATGATGCGACCTTACAAGGTGATTGCATAG
- a CDS encoding YncE family protein, translated as MLGTSYAVGAATPTQPGGFQTETRWHLGGTGGWGKMVLDPAANQLFIPRSDRVDIVDTDSGKVSGQVSGFIGAHDIALDKSGKFGYVSDLADGRAGFVRVFDRTTLQILASIPVGRTPDRIAFDASTNTVFVFDGSAHNATVIDGSTNKAVETIALPARPGSIVSDGNGSIFVAIRSLSEILRIDASTRKITAVWPLAPCDGPSGLTMDKTRRQIFATCENQKLVAVDAGSGVTSLISEIPKGAGDVSFDSQRHLLFVSNGAGILTILRERSLNHFVKLQELAILPGAQSLTVNSTDGEAYVATAEFGQRTGATSEELRYRPTPVDGSFTVLVVRSHSKPHSSVSTSKK; from the coding sequence ATGCTCGGCACCTCGTACGCCGTTGGCGCTGCCACTCCCACACAGCCAGGTGGCTTTCAGACTGAAACGCGATGGCATCTTGGTGGCACCGGCGGGTGGGGCAAGATGGTGCTGGACCCAGCTGCAAACCAGCTTTTCATTCCGCGTAGCGACCGCGTCGATATCGTCGACACAGACTCAGGCAAAGTATCTGGGCAGGTGAGTGGTTTTATAGGTGCTCACGACATCGCACTCGATAAAAGCGGTAAGTTTGGTTACGTCTCCGATCTTGCAGATGGAAGGGCTGGCTTTGTCCGCGTCTTCGATCGCACCACACTGCAGATACTCGCGTCCATCCCGGTCGGACGCACGCCAGATCGGATCGCGTTCGATGCTTCAACGAACACCGTCTTCGTATTCGACGGCAGCGCGCACAACGCAACCGTCATCGATGGCAGCACCAATAAGGCCGTTGAAACAATTGCATTGCCCGCGCGGCCCGGCTCTATCGTCTCAGATGGAAATGGTTCCATCTTCGTGGCGATCCGAAGTTTAAGCGAGATACTCCGCATCGATGCATCTACGCGGAAGATTACAGCAGTCTGGCCGCTTGCACCCTGCGATGGTCCGAGCGGTCTGACAATGGATAAGACCCGAAGACAGATCTTCGCCACGTGTGAGAACCAAAAGCTGGTTGCAGTCGACGCAGGCAGTGGAGTGACATCCTTGATCTCCGAAATACCGAAAGGCGCAGGCGACGTGAGCTTTGATTCACAGCGTCATCTACTCTTTGTCTCGAATGGTGCCGGCATCCTCACGATCCTTCGAGAAAGGTCCTTGAACCATTTCGTCAAACTGCAGGAACTGGCAATACTTCCCGGTGCACAGTCCTTGACGGTCAATTCGACAGATGGTGAAGCCTATGTAGCGACCGCCGAATTTGGCCAGAGGACCGGCGCGACGTCAGAGGAACTGCGATACCGCCCGACTCCGGTCGACGGAAGCTTTACCGTCCTGGTTGTAAGAAGTCATTCAAAGCCGCATTCATCAGTGTCGACGAGCAAGAAATAA
- a CDS encoding TolB family protein: MKLGRWRWISSTIVFVMLFCDAHTRASSLSNSLGIFEDHRDIGSLLHPGGVKFDPATGTYAVSGSGDNMWFGSDDFHFVWKKVSGDIAITADISFIGTKGNNHRKAALLLRQTLETNAVYADVARHGDGLTSLQYRDAPGANTHEVETAVSAPQRVRIEKRGSYVYVFVGDSSGKLNFSGSAMRLDLHGDFYIGLGVCSHDKDVTETAIFSNVTIESLTAVPGEPVLWSTLETVKVASTDRLVAYTAPEHFEAPNWSRDGAALLINRDGTMGRFTLGGTAPPVGIPTTPQTQVNNDHGLSPDGATLAISDRTDGKSRIYLLPSAGGVPRLVTVEGPSYWHSWSADGKTLAFTGERGGEFDIYTIPVTGGTETRLTAAKGIDDGPEFSPDGSAIYFNSERTGSMQIWRMKTDGSNQEQVLKEPGNDWFPHISPNGKWMVYLAYKPGVNGHPGGQDVELRLMSLTDNKVSVLAKLYGGQGTINVPSWSPDSTRVAFVSYALLP, translated from the coding sequence ATGAAGCTAGGCCGTTGGCGTTGGATTTCTTCAACGATTGTTTTTGTGATGCTTTTCTGTGACGCGCACACCAGAGCAAGCTCTCTATCCAACAGTCTTGGCATCTTTGAGGATCATCGCGATATTGGCAGTCTCTTGCATCCCGGTGGCGTGAAGTTTGATCCCGCGACTGGGACGTACGCTGTTAGCGGCAGCGGGGATAACATGTGGTTTGGCTCTGACGATTTCCACTTCGTGTGGAAGAAAGTTTCAGGCGATATTGCGATCACTGCGGATATAAGCTTCATCGGAACCAAGGGGAACAACCATCGTAAAGCAGCATTACTGCTGCGTCAGACGCTAGAAACGAATGCGGTGTACGCCGATGTGGCCAGGCACGGCGATGGACTTACCTCGCTACAGTATCGCGACGCCCCCGGCGCTAACACTCACGAGGTCGAGACTGCCGTTTCTGCTCCTCAACGGGTCCGCATAGAGAAGCGTGGTAGTTACGTCTATGTTTTCGTTGGGGACAGTAGTGGCAAGCTCAACTTCTCCGGCTCGGCTATGCGTCTTGACCTTCATGGTGACTTCTACATAGGCCTGGGTGTCTGCTCCCACGACAAGGACGTTACTGAGACTGCCATTTTTTCGAACGTAACGATCGAATCACTCACAGCAGTTCCCGGCGAGCCTGTTCTCTGGAGCACTCTTGAGACCGTCAAGGTCGCCTCCACCGATCGGCTGGTAGCGTATACGGCACCTGAGCACTTCGAAGCACCGAACTGGTCACGCGATGGAGCGGCACTGCTCATCAATCGCGACGGCACGATGGGTCGCTTCACTCTCGGCGGCACAGCACCTCCAGTCGGCATTCCAACGACTCCGCAGACCCAAGTCAATAATGATCACGGCCTCTCACCCGATGGTGCTACGCTCGCGATCAGCGACCGAACGGATGGCAAGTCTCGCATCTATCTCCTTCCTTCAGCCGGTGGCGTTCCTCGCCTAGTCACAGTCGAGGGTCCGTCGTATTGGCATAGCTGGTCTGCAGATGGTAAGACACTGGCCTTCACTGGCGAGCGTGGCGGAGAGTTCGACATCTACACTATCCCTGTGACTGGGGGTACGGAAACCCGTCTTACCGCTGCCAAGGGGATTGATGATGGGCCCGAGTTCAGCCCGGATGGCTCCGCTATCTACTTCAACTCCGAACGCACGGGATCAATGCAAATCTGGCGGATGAAGACCGACGGCAGCAATCAGGAGCAGGTACTCAAGGAGCCGGGCAATGACTGGTTCCCCCATATATCCCCCAATGGGAAGTGGATGGTCTACTTGGCCTACAAGCCTGGCGTGAACGGACATCCAGGTGGCCAAGATGTAGAATTGCGCCTGATGTCACTCACCGATAACAAGGTGAGTGTCCTTGCTAAGCTCTATGGTGGCCAAGGCACCATCAACGTTCCCTCGTGGTCGCCGGATAGTACGCGTGTCGCCTTTGTCTCGTACGCTTTGCTGCCTTAG
- a CDS encoding alkaline phosphatase family protein, translating to MQSNSKLIAPSGTLKCGATMLVALQVLAGVSQSAYAQTAAAPSATTPIKHVIVIIGENRTFDHVYGTYTPKSGETISNLLSKKIVKANGNPGVNYSLSAQYSALDSTTSRNGQFSNSPMSKSIYGTLPPALAGGNEFASDTAPAPFATLKLAKLADQALAPAYEKLLLTGATGIKSGQVDTRITNDTNLREGVFQLSGPKMPYDAYTASPVHRFFQMWQQTDCNADYATLENASGCLNDLFPYVETTIGAGSNGKSLPANFTNATTGEGSTAMGFYNMAQGDAPYFKQLADEYTINDNFHQSVMGGTGANHIMFGFADMIYYSDGAGHPLVPPVNEVENPNPQAGSNNYYDQDGYSGGSYVNCGDLGQPGVPAVTNYLQSLKRPVAPNCTKGNYYLVNNYNPGYNGDGTVISTSVSPFTIPPTSVPSIGDTMLAKNLPFKYYGEGWNLYVADPSSPFDVYCNICNPFQYSSSIMGNAAVRESHIADTTQLYEDIDTNNLPAVSVVKPGGLNDGHPGSSKLDLFEGFVKKVVDQVKANPAAWADTAIFVTWDEGGGYYDSGYIQPVDFFGDGTRIPLIIVSKYAKGGHVNHEYGDHVSLLKFIEKNWGLPTITGRSRDNLPNPTQKESNPYVPTNSPAIGDMTTAFTFGSN from the coding sequence TTGCAATCCAACTCGAAATTAATTGCCCCATCTGGGACATTGAAGTGCGGCGCGACGATGCTCGTTGCGTTGCAAGTGTTGGCGGGCGTTTCGCAGTCCGCTTACGCGCAGACAGCAGCAGCACCGAGCGCCACGACCCCCATTAAGCACGTGATCGTTATCATCGGCGAAAACCGCACCTTTGACCATGTCTATGGCACATACACACCTAAGAGCGGTGAGACGATCTCCAACCTTCTCTCCAAGAAGATTGTGAAGGCGAACGGCAATCCAGGTGTTAATTACTCCTTGTCCGCGCAATACTCGGCTTTGGATAGTACGACCTCCCGCAACGGGCAATTCTCAAACAGCCCTATGTCCAAGAGTATCTATGGCACTCTTCCCCCCGCATTGGCTGGCGGCAATGAGTTCGCCAGCGACACGGCACCTGCTCCTTTCGCCACGCTGAAGCTTGCCAAGCTTGCGGACCAGGCTCTCGCTCCTGCCTACGAGAAGCTCCTCCTCACGGGCGCAACCGGAATCAAATCAGGCCAGGTCGATACCCGCATCACGAACGATACCAACCTGCGCGAAGGCGTCTTCCAACTCAGCGGACCCAAGATGCCGTATGACGCATACACGGCAAGCCCAGTTCATCGCTTCTTCCAGATGTGGCAGCAGACAGATTGCAATGCCGACTACGCCACGCTCGAAAATGCCAGCGGCTGCTTGAACGACTTGTTTCCCTATGTCGAAACAACCATTGGTGCTGGTAGCAACGGAAAGTCTCTTCCTGCGAACTTCACCAACGCAACCACCGGTGAAGGTTCGACCGCCATGGGCTTCTACAACATGGCACAGGGCGATGCTCCTTACTTCAAGCAACTTGCCGATGAGTACACCATCAACGACAACTTTCACCAGTCTGTCATGGGTGGTACCGGTGCTAACCACATCATGTTCGGCTTTGCGGACATGATCTACTACAGCGATGGTGCAGGTCACCCCCTCGTTCCCCCTGTCAACGAAGTTGAGAACCCCAACCCACAGGCTGGTTCCAACAACTACTACGATCAGGATGGCTACAGCGGCGGAAGCTACGTCAACTGCGGCGACCTCGGTCAGCCGGGCGTACCTGCCGTAACTAACTATCTTCAGTCGTTGAAGCGGCCGGTTGCCCCCAACTGCACGAAGGGTAACTACTACCTCGTCAACAACTACAACCCTGGCTACAACGGTGACGGTACCGTTATCAGCACGTCGGTTTCGCCCTTCACCATTCCTCCGACCTCGGTCCCCAGCATCGGCGACACGATGCTCGCGAAGAACCTCCCCTTCAAGTACTACGGTGAAGGCTGGAACCTGTACGTTGCTGATCCGTCGAGCCCCTTCGATGTCTATTGCAACATCTGCAACCCTTTCCAGTACTCCAGCTCCATCATGGGCAATGCAGCCGTTCGTGAGTCGCACATCGCCGACACCACGCAACTCTATGAGGACATCGACACCAACAACCTGCCGGCTGTCTCTGTCGTAAAGCCAGGCGGTCTCAACGACGGTCATCCTGGTTCCTCCAAGCTTGATCTCTTCGAAGGCTTCGTCAAGAAGGTCGTCGATCAGGTCAAGGCCAATCCTGCTGCCTGGGCGGACACGGCTATCTTTGTCACCTGGGATGAGGGCGGCGGCTACTATGACTCGGGCTACATCCAGCCGGTTGACTTCTTTGGCGATGGTACCCGTATCCCCCTCATCATCGTCTCGAAGTACGCCAAGGGTGGACACGTAAATCATGAGTATGGCGATCACGTTTCGCTCCTCAAGTTCATCGAGAAGAACTGGGGCCTGCCAACCATCACCGGTCGTAGCCGCGACAATCTCCCGAACCCTACGCAGAAGGAAAGCAACCCCTATGTCCCGACCAACAGCCCCGCCATCGGCGATATGACGACGGCGTTTACCTTCGGAAGCAACTAA
- a CDS encoding ArsB/NhaD family transporter, with protein MPISNPANLVVFHDGMPPLGHWLAAFGVPSVLSILTTYGVMRLIFRKDLQAAIECEIDDVPLKSEGKLVLVGVGFMVATLLLTSSLKKDLGLPACLAALIITAVMSIKAREGPMKLVKEVSWGTLILVAGLFVMVDAVESIGLLNLTQRSLAWAEQLIPAVAATVVGFVVAVANNLVNNLPLGLIAGGTLHAAHSKGLLANAVLIGVDLGPNLSITGSLATILWLLALRKEQLNVSFWQFLKVGVIAMPIALICSLAGALIMSMIVPGT; from the coding sequence TTGCCAATCTCAAATCCAGCAAACCTCGTCGTGTTCCACGATGGCATGCCGCCGCTCGGCCATTGGCTCGCCGCGTTCGGAGTTCCATCTGTACTTTCAATCCTTACTACCTATGGCGTTATGCGGCTGATCTTCAGGAAGGATCTTCAAGCGGCCATAGAATGCGAGATCGACGATGTCCCTCTCAAGAGCGAAGGCAAACTTGTTCTGGTCGGAGTAGGCTTTATGGTCGCGACACTTCTGTTGACGTCTTCGCTCAAGAAGGACCTTGGTCTCCCGGCTTGCCTTGCCGCCTTGATTATTACCGCAGTTATGTCGATCAAGGCAAGAGAAGGCCCAATGAAGCTCGTCAAAGAGGTGAGCTGGGGTACGCTCATCCTTGTAGCCGGCCTGTTTGTCATGGTCGATGCGGTCGAAAGCATCGGCCTGCTCAACCTCACGCAGCGGTCGCTAGCCTGGGCTGAGCAACTCATCCCCGCCGTCGCAGCAACTGTCGTCGGCTTCGTAGTAGCCGTTGCTAATAATCTGGTAAACAACTTACCACTGGGCCTCATCGCAGGAGGCACTCTCCATGCGGCCCACAGCAAAGGTCTTCTAGCAAATGCGGTGCTCATCGGCGTTGATCTCGGACCCAACCTCTCGATTACAGGATCGTTGGCAACGATTCTCTGGCTTCTGGCTCTGCGGAAAGAGCAGCTTAATGTAAGTTTTTGGCAATTCTTAAAGGTGGGCGTGATTGCAATGCCGATTGCGCTCATCTGTTCGTTAGCAGGCGCCCTCATCATGAGCATGATCGTACCCGGCACCTGA
- a CDS encoding bifunctional UDP-N-acetylglucosamine diphosphorylase/glucosamine-1-phosphate N-acetyltransferase GlmU, with the protein MDTADFSIAIMAAGKGTRLKSKRPKVLHEIGGKALLLHVIAAARQVVAVERIYCIVGHEAERVQAAVERTGVQFVLQAEQRGTGHALQQVKAWFAASGANVPENLLVLSGDVPLIRSETIRAICEVHLGERAAMTILTAVPDDPTGYGRVLRADPARPEVTAIVEQKSLTAEQKDAPEINSGIYCFRTKALFDKLDLLSTNNAHGEFYLTDVAAMLVADGERVVAVKAESVDEVLGANTIAEMMHLDAAMRMGTALRLMANGVTIFQPETTVIDAEVRVGADTVIEPFVQLLGATSIGTESRVQSFSVIRSSILGNRVVVRNGCILEDATVDDDAILETYTHLVSPPSS; encoded by the coding sequence ATGGACACTGCTGATTTTTCGATTGCAATTATGGCGGCTGGTAAGGGTACGCGGCTGAAGAGCAAGCGCCCGAAGGTGCTGCATGAGATTGGCGGTAAGGCCTTGCTGCTCCACGTTATTGCAGCGGCTCGGCAGGTGGTTGCGGTGGAGCGCATCTATTGCATTGTTGGACATGAAGCGGAGCGGGTACAAGCTGCGGTTGAACGTACCGGGGTGCAGTTCGTTCTACAAGCGGAGCAGCGGGGCACGGGTCATGCGCTGCAGCAGGTGAAGGCCTGGTTTGCTGCGTCGGGTGCGAACGTTCCGGAGAACCTGCTTGTGCTCTCCGGGGATGTGCCACTGATTCGATCTGAGACGATCAGGGCGATTTGCGAGGTGCATCTTGGCGAGCGTGCAGCGATGACTATTTTGACGGCGGTACCTGACGACCCTACAGGCTATGGCCGTGTGCTGCGGGCTGACCCTGCGCGACCAGAGGTTACTGCGATAGTCGAGCAAAAGTCGCTTACGGCGGAGCAGAAGGATGCGCCCGAGATCAATTCCGGGATCTATTGTTTTCGAACGAAGGCGCTCTTCGACAAGCTAGACCTTCTATCTACCAACAATGCTCATGGAGAGTTTTACCTGACGGATGTCGCCGCGATGCTGGTGGCCGATGGTGAGCGTGTTGTCGCGGTGAAGGCGGAGAGTGTTGACGAGGTGCTCGGGGCGAATACGATCGCCGAGATGATGCACCTGGATGCAGCGATGCGGATGGGTACAGCGTTGCGATTAATGGCGAATGGAGTCACGATCTTTCAACCTGAGACTACGGTGATCGATGCCGAGGTACGCGTCGGAGCGGATACAGTGATCGAGCCTTTTGTGCAGCTACTCGGCGCGACTTCGATCGGGACAGAGAGTCGTGTACAGTCATTTTCGGTGATCCGGAGTTCCATTCTTGGTAATCGAGTTGTGGTGCGGAACGGCTGCATTCTGGAGGATGCCACGGTTGACGATGACGCCATCCTGGAGACCTACACGCATCTTGTTTCCCCACCTTCCAGCTAG
- a CDS encoding 4a-hydroxytetrahydrobiopterin dehydratase, with protein sequence MKLLNESEIASLLKDQPAWALVDGMLTREWVFGDFVEAMLFVNRVAGMAEDAGHHPDIEIRYNKVRLTLVSHDAGGLTDRDLSLASRLNETVSLRWPGSPDRYIA encoded by the coding sequence ATGAAGCTTTTGAATGAGTCGGAGATCGCGTCGCTGCTGAAGGATCAACCTGCTTGGGCGCTTGTGGACGGAATGCTCACGCGTGAATGGGTGTTCGGAGACTTTGTTGAGGCGATGCTCTTTGTCAATCGCGTCGCGGGCATGGCCGAGGATGCCGGTCATCATCCTGACATTGAGATCCGGTATAACAAAGTTCGACTGACGCTGGTATCGCATGATGCTGGTGGTCTAACCGACCGGGATCTATCGTTAGCTTCCCGGCTCAACGAAACGGTTAGTTTACGTTGGCCGGGTAGTCCGGACCGTTACATAGCCTGA